The Bacteroidia bacterium genomic sequence CAAACGTCTTGAATTGCTTAGAACACAGCCGGAGCATAAGGAAAAACTTTGGACTATTGTGCGTGCATTGCAGAATGGATTAAAACAAGCAGGGTTCAACATAGGAAATACTAACACCCCTGTTACTCCTGTGATGCTTAATGGGACAGTAGAAGAAGCAACATATCTTACATTAGATTTAAGAGAGAATTTTAACATCTTCTGTTCTATTGTGGTTTATCCTGTTGTACCCAAAGGTGTAATCCTCCTCAGATTGATACCAACTGCTGCGCATACTTTGGATGATGTGAATGAGACTATTGCTGCATTTACTGAAGTTCAAAAGAGATTAAAAGCAGGTCAATATTCAGGTAAAAGTAAAATTGCACAAGTAACACAGTAATTTTTTATTTTTGTTTGCTCTAAGACACTCGCTCATGATAAATCCGGAAAATAATATTCAGAGTCTTTTATATGATAACGACTGTGTTATCATTCCTGACTTTGGAGGTTTTATCAAGAGAGAGAATCCTACTGTGCTTGATAAGTATGCGAACTCTATTAAGCCACAGGGAACTACTTTGTTTTTTAATGTTGCCTTACAGCAAAATGATGGCTTATTGGCAAACCATATTGCATCCGAAAAGTCTATTTCATATCAAAATGCAATTGATTTATTAACCCAATGGGTGAAAGATACTGAAAGACAAATTACGTTAGACGGTAGATTTACTTTTGGAATTTTGGGAACATTTTTCGTCAATGCAGAAGGTAAGAAATGGTTTTCACCGAATCCATCCTTAAATTTTTCAAGAAAAACTTTTGGACTTGAAACAATAATTGCAAAGGCAATAATCAAAGATGTTTCGCAAACACATAAAAAAGAAGAAGCATTAAGTGCACAGTATGAAAAGGAAGTTGTTCAACCCACATTGCAACTTGCACAACAGAACAAGAAAAAACGCTTGCCTTTAAAAATAGCAGCTTCTTTGCTTCTCCTTATCGGAGTAGGAGCTGCATTGTATATTACTGTTTTTAATAACAATAGTTTTGAGTTGTTTCAACAAGCAAGGATTATCCCAATGGCAGATACGGCTCCCGTTGTAATAAATGAAGAAACAAATCAACAGGAAGAAAACATTTTTCTTGAAGATTCTGCTGATATGCCTGATGAAAGTGAAGTTATTGAAGACACAACTACAATAGAATCTCCGATTCAAGAAGAAACAATAAATGAAATAAATACTGAGCAGGGTGTGCAAAATTTTGTACAACCTGCGACAAATGATGTAGATGAAAATCTTGGCGAAGAAGGTATTTACACTATTTTGGCAGGTGCATTTCTGCATGAAGATAACGCACAAAGAAGAGTGGAAGTTTTAAAACAAAACGGATTTGATGTTTTTCCTGTTAAGCCTGAAGATAGTAGGCTGACAAGAATTCAGTGCGGAAAATTCTCTTCAATAGAAGCAGCAGAAATGTACTTGCAAGCAGTTCAAAAAGTAATACCTCAAGCACACATCACATCATTTAAATAATACATGAATCAACTATTCTTATTCACATTACTGCAAATCCAACAAGCGGAAGGAACAGTAGAAGCGGTTGTAAACACCGCACCCCAAGACGAAGAACTTAGACTTTGGGATTTAATGCTCACCGGTGGTCCTATAATGATTCCAATCGGGTTGATGCTCATTTTCGCCATTTATTTAATGACCGAACGATATCTAAATATCAAAAGAGCGGGTAAGTTAGACCCTAATTTTATGGCTACCATAAAGGATATGGTGTTGAATGACAATATA encodes the following:
- a CDS encoding SPOR domain-containing protein, producing MINPENNIQSLLYDNDCVIIPDFGGFIKRENPTVLDKYANSIKPQGTTLFFNVALQQNDGLLANHIASEKSISYQNAIDLLTQWVKDTERQITLDGRFTFGILGTFFVNAEGKKWFSPNPSLNFSRKTFGLETIIAKAIIKDVSQTHKKEEALSAQYEKEVVQPTLQLAQQNKKKRLPLKIAASLLLLIGVGAALYITVFNNNSFELFQQARIIPMADTAPVVINEETNQQEENIFLEDSADMPDESEVIEDTTTIESPIQEETINEINTEQGVQNFVQPATNDVDENLGEEGIYTILAGAFLHEDNAQRRVEVLKQNGFDVFPVKPEDSRLTRIQCGKFSSIEAAEMYLQAVQKVIPQAHITSFK